The Sulfurospirillum halorespirans DSM 13726 genome has a window encoding:
- the flgA gene encoding flagellar basal body P-ring formation chaperone FlgA — MQYTVPTSTLRVAFSDRNVTIIDSSDGVVIFRRNCSLMGKADAMTELFLKKFQEASPLVMIDEKPRISIKTSLPADFKRYELVDIVISEAMLKKNSGSFVAIFKVGDRDKKLYFAYEMNAKVMVFKAKRNLLNGKILTNNDYESVWESLDALPTRVITNEIPHNSMIKNGVKEGQILTDFHLDVKKMVSKKASIKALLKEEGLVIEVQATLLEDGNIGDVVKIKTEQGKILSAKILSHHEVIILE; from the coding sequence GTGCAGTATACCGTTCCTACCAGTACCCTGCGTGTAGCTTTTAGTGATCGCAATGTCACCATCATCGATAGCAGTGATGGTGTGGTGATTTTTAGGCGTAATTGTTCTCTTATGGGCAAAGCGGATGCAATGACTGAACTCTTTTTAAAAAAATTTCAAGAAGCGTCTCCTTTGGTGATGATTGATGAAAAACCGCGTATCTCCATTAAAACCTCTTTACCTGCCGATTTTAAACGCTATGAGCTTGTTGATATTGTGATCTCTGAGGCGATGCTTAAGAAAAACAGTGGCTCTTTTGTGGCTATTTTTAAAGTAGGTGATCGGGATAAAAAGCTCTATTTTGCCTATGAGATGAATGCGAAGGTGATGGTGTTTAAAGCAAAACGTAATTTGCTTAACGGTAAAATCCTCACAAACAATGACTACGAGAGTGTTTGGGAGAGTTTAGATGCCCTTCCAACACGTGTGATTACCAATGAAATACCTCACAATAGTATGATCAAAAACGGTGTTAAAGAGGGTCAGATTTTGACGGATTTTCATTTGGATGTTAAAAAAATGGTGAGTAAAAAAGCGAGTATTAAAGCGCTACTCAAAGAGGAAGGTTTGGTTATAGAAGTGCAAGCTACCCTTTTGGAAGACGGCAATATCGGTGATGTTGTCAAAATTAAAACAGAACAAGGCAAAATTTTGAGTGCAAAAATTCTTTCACATCATGAAGTGATTATCCTCGAATGA
- a CDS encoding molybdopterin molybdotransferase MoeA: protein MGNEHVVSFDEAMRLSENLARTKPHHEWVSVFEALGRTLACEITCKKNLPSYNNAALDGFAFKYQEGLSELAIKTTILAGSVVEPCLSTNECYKIMTGAKVPSDADTIIPFEDCLSYDDRNIVLSPNVKKGNALRLKGEEERVGASLLSEGTCLTSRDIALLASQGISMVEVYKKLSIAVFSTGDELKSPWENATEDEIYDINALSLIALLAEHGFVAHYCGVIPDHLDAATDYFARMKQYDVLVTSGGVSRGEADFVERALLKNGFEASFHGINIKPGKPTMMGKMGKTIVASMPGNPLAAYVNAFLFLIPLLKKLQGQKKFNFEPMYAQNAEPFKVKSGRVNLVLGTYLDGKFHVFGANKYGSGMVKPLVQSNALWISDESIGSVGENAPIAIFVF, encoded by the coding sequence ATGGGCAATGAGCACGTAGTTAGTTTTGATGAGGCGATGCGCTTAAGTGAAAATCTTGCTCGCACAAAGCCCCATCACGAGTGGGTCAGTGTCTTTGAAGCACTAGGTCGTACTCTTGCGTGTGAGATTACATGTAAGAAAAATCTCCCCTCTTACAACAATGCTGCCTTGGATGGGTTTGCCTTTAAGTACCAAGAAGGTTTAAGCGAACTTGCTATTAAAACAACGATTTTGGCAGGTAGTGTGGTTGAGCCATGTTTGAGTACCAATGAGTGCTATAAAATCATGACGGGTGCGAAAGTTCCAAGTGATGCTGATACGATCATCCCTTTTGAGGATTGTCTTTCGTACGATGATCGCAACATTGTTCTCTCCCCCAATGTGAAAAAAGGTAACGCGCTTCGTCTCAAGGGGGAAGAAGAGCGCGTGGGCGCTTCTTTGCTCAGCGAAGGCACCTGCTTAACGTCGCGTGATATTGCTCTGCTTGCATCGCAAGGCATTAGCATGGTGGAAGTCTATAAAAAGCTTTCCATTGCCGTTTTTTCAACGGGCGATGAACTCAAATCGCCTTGGGAAAATGCCACTGAAGATGAAATTTATGACATTAATGCACTCTCATTAATTGCGCTTTTGGCAGAACACGGCTTTGTGGCGCATTATTGTGGCGTTATTCCCGATCATTTAGACGCTGCGACGGACTATTTTGCGCGCATGAAACAGTACGATGTACTTGTTACCAGTGGCGGTGTGAGCAGAGGCGAGGCTGACTTTGTGGAGCGAGCTCTTTTGAAAAATGGCTTTGAAGCTTCGTTTCATGGCATCAACATCAAACCTGGAAAACCCACAATGATGGGTAAAATGGGTAAAACCATTGTCGCTTCCATGCCAGGAAATCCTCTGGCTGCGTATGTCAATGCCTTTTTGTTTCTGATCCCTTTACTGAAGAAACTTCAAGGTCAAAAAAAGTTTAACTTCGAACCCATGTATGCACAAAATGCTGAGCCTTTTAAAGTCAAATCGGGTCGTGTTAATCTTGTTTTAGGAACCTATTTGGATGGAAAATTTCACGTATTTGGCGCTAATAAATATGGCTCAGGCATGGTAAAGCCCCTTGTTCAGAGCAATGCGTTATGGATCAGTGACGAAAGTATTGGCAGTGTTGGCGAAAATGCACCGATTGCTATTTTCGTATTTTAG
- the tmk gene encoding dTMP kinase, translating to MYVIFEGIDTTGKSTQVALFAKRNKTVLATKEPGGTPTGLNFREMLLGGALKSSFNAELFLFLADRALHYDSVVKPARNERLVISDRGFLSGIAYACANHAEVDGELLLAMNRLALQESYPEKIVLFLTNKTLMSERMGAKEQDAIEERGVSYLLRIQDIMRRVVKTLPIQVLEVDASHEIETIYKQIEDFLND from the coding sequence ATGTATGTGATTTTTGAAGGCATTGATACGACGGGTAAAAGTACCCAAGTGGCACTTTTTGCCAAGCGCAATAAAACAGTTTTAGCGACCAAAGAGCCTGGTGGAACGCCCACAGGCTTGAATTTTCGTGAAATGTTGTTGGGTGGAGCGCTGAAAAGCTCTTTTAATGCAGAGCTTTTTTTGTTTTTAGCCGATCGAGCACTGCATTACGATAGTGTTGTCAAACCTGCGCGCAATGAGCGCTTGGTCATCAGCGATCGTGGCTTTTTATCGGGGATCGCGTATGCGTGTGCCAATCATGCAGAGGTGGATGGCGAGTTATTGCTTGCGATGAACCGCTTAGCCCTGCAAGAGTCTTACCCTGAAAAAATCGTACTTTTTCTCACAAACAAGACGCTGATGAGTGAACGCATGGGCGCAAAAGAGCAGGATGCAATTGAAGAGCGCGGTGTAAGCTATTTGTTACGGATTCAAGATATAATGCGTCGCGTTGTTAAAACCTTGCCGATTCAGGTCTTGGAAGTCGATGCTTCACACGAAATTGAGACGATTTATAAACAGATTGAGGATTTTTTAAATGATTAA
- a CDS encoding UbiX family flavin prenyltransferase has product MKRIIVGISGASGVELGLAFIKALPSNIEKYVIISDHAKIVLAKEANTFVLDDENIGAITASGSFQTDAMAIIPCSMNTLAKITHGIADNLLTRTASVMIKEKRLLLLAPREMPFSAIALENMLKLSMLGIHIAPPILGYYAKASSLEAMENFLIGKWFDLLGIEHNLFQRWEGA; this is encoded by the coding sequence ATGAAACGCATCATTGTCGGCATTAGCGGTGCCAGTGGAGTAGAGCTTGGGCTTGCCTTTATCAAGGCACTTCCAAGTAACATTGAAAAGTACGTTATTATCTCCGATCATGCCAAAATCGTGCTCGCAAAAGAAGCCAATACTTTTGTACTGGATGATGAAAATATCGGAGCCATCACCGCTTCGGGTTCGTTTCAAACAGACGCTATGGCGATTATCCCGTGCAGCATGAATACGCTGGCTAAAATAACACACGGCATTGCCGACAATCTTCTTACGCGTACTGCTTCGGTGATGATTAAAGAGAAGCGCCTTCTTCTTTTGGCTCCTCGCGAAATGCCTTTTTCAGCGATTGCTTTGGAAAATATGCTCAAACTCTCCATGCTTGGTATACATATTGCACCTCCAATTTTGGGTTATTATGCCAAGGCGTCAAGCCTTGAAGCGATGGAAAATTTCTTGATTGGCAAATGGTTTGATCTTTTAGGGATTGAACACAACCTGTTTCAACGTTGGGAGGGAGCATGA
- the murA gene encoding UDP-N-acetylglucosamine 1-carboxyvinyltransferase, with the protein MMYYLAIKGKQKLSGTVLISGAKNAALPLLALTLLSKRTITISNMPQVADVKTLLQLLTNLGASFTCKDKNVVEVNATTVNSACANYDIVRKMRASILTLGPLLARFGHCEVSLPGGCAIGQRPIDLHLKALEQMGAEIEIKQGYVLAKAPKGLKGATIIFDKVTVTGSENIIMAAALAHGTTTLVNVAKEPEVVQVCEVLAEAGVGIEGIGTSKLIIKGSGGTLLDIPDFSVIPDRIEAGTYLCAGAITKSKITLKNVNPRHLDAVILKLEQMGFKIDEKDDTLTLHPAEKITPSDIETSEYPGFPTDLQAQFMALCTQAKGTSIIDERLFENRFMHVSELSRMGANIKLKGHSATVEGKAKLNAADVMATDLRASSALILAALVADGTTKIHRIYHLDRGYEDLEGKFSKLGAHIERLEE; encoded by the coding sequence ATGATGTATTATTTAGCGATCAAAGGGAAACAAAAACTTAGCGGGACGGTTCTCATCTCAGGAGCCAAAAATGCCGCACTGCCCCTTTTAGCGTTAACCCTCCTCTCAAAACGAACGATTACGATTTCAAATATGCCTCAAGTTGCCGATGTCAAAACACTTTTACAACTGCTTACCAATTTAGGTGCAAGCTTTACATGTAAAGATAAAAATGTGGTAGAAGTCAATGCCACAACGGTCAATTCTGCATGTGCAAACTATGACATCGTGCGTAAAATGCGCGCTTCCATCTTAACACTTGGACCACTTTTAGCACGTTTTGGACACTGCGAAGTCTCTTTGCCAGGAGGCTGTGCCATTGGTCAGCGACCGATCGATCTGCACTTAAAAGCGTTGGAGCAAATGGGTGCGGAGATCGAGATTAAGCAAGGGTATGTTTTAGCCAAAGCGCCCAAAGGGCTCAAAGGTGCTACGATCATTTTTGATAAAGTCACCGTAACGGGCAGTGAAAATATCATCATGGCAGCAGCCTTGGCGCATGGAACGACCACGCTTGTCAATGTCGCGAAAGAGCCCGAAGTGGTTCAAGTATGCGAAGTATTAGCCGAAGCTGGGGTTGGCATCGAAGGCATTGGTACATCAAAGCTGATCATCAAAGGTAGTGGTGGTACACTGTTGGACATTCCTGATTTTAGTGTCATTCCTGATCGCATTGAAGCGGGAACGTACTTGTGTGCGGGTGCGATTACGAAGTCAAAAATTACCCTTAAAAATGTCAATCCACGCCATTTGGACGCGGTGATCTTGAAATTAGAACAAATGGGCTTTAAAATCGATGAAAAAGACGATACGCTCACCCTTCATCCTGCGGAAAAAATCACCCCTTCTGATATTGAAACTTCCGAATACCCAGGCTTTCCAACCGATCTTCAAGCGCAATTTATGGCACTGTGCACCCAAGCAAAAGGAACGAGCATCATCGATGAGCGTCTGTTTGAAAACCGCTTTATGCACGTCAGTGAGCTTTCGCGTATGGGTGCGAACATCAAGCTTAAAGGGCACAGTGCAACCGTTGAGGGAAAAGCAAAACTGAATGCCGCTGATGTCATGGCAACCGATCTTCGCGCAAGTTCAGCGCTTATTTTAGCGGCACTCGTGGCGGATGGAACGACAAAAATTCACAGAATTTATCACCTTGATCGTGGGTATGAAGATTTGGAAGGTAAATTCTCCAAACTCGGTGCGCACATCGAAAGGCTTGAGGAGTAA
- the coaD gene encoding pantetheine-phosphate adenylyltransferase has protein sequence MRVAIYPGTFDPITNGHMDVIKRAQKLFDKVLVAVALSEEKRPVFDINTRVEMVQAAIKDMQGVEVEPFDNLLVSFSKEKDIRVMIRGLRAVSDFEFELQMGYANASLWSEIETVYLMPSLKNAFISSSVVRSIAKHGGNVAHLVPPMVLPYLQSRFTCM, from the coding sequence ATGAGAGTCGCGATATACCCAGGAACTTTTGATCCTATCACCAATGGGCATATGGATGTCATCAAGCGTGCGCAAAAGCTTTTCGACAAAGTCTTGGTTGCTGTAGCGCTTTCCGAAGAGAAACGTCCCGTTTTTGACATAAACACACGTGTTGAGATGGTGCAAGCCGCCATTAAAGATATGCAAGGTGTGGAAGTTGAACCCTTTGATAACCTTTTGGTCAGTTTTTCAAAAGAGAAAGATATTCGCGTGATGATACGAGGACTACGTGCTGTGAGTGATTTTGAGTTTGAGCTCCAAATGGGCTATGCCAATGCCTCGTTGTGGAGTGAAATTGAGACGGTTTATTTGATGCCCAGTCTGAAAAATGCGTTTATTAGCTCCTCTGTGGTACGCTCCATCGCAAAACATGGCGGGAATGTTGCGCATTTAGTCCCTCCTATGGTTTTACCTTATTTACAAAGTAGATTTACATGTATGTGA
- the cysE gene encoding serine O-acetyltransferase translates to MNSVSLWEKIKEDFSQPILHDPAINSKVELFFNYPGVWALANYRIAHALHVKGFKTLARALMGISQIITNTDIHPACTIGRRVFIDHAFGVVVGETAIVGDDVLIYQGVTLGGVSLDRGVKRHPTIGNHTVIGSGAKILGDIIIGENCRIGSNSVVVKSIPDDSTAVGLPARIIDKGRDKNPMAHNKIPDINKELFIYMFKRIKILEEAVLTTNKDLKIKDDELEAIYKCYLESVKE, encoded by the coding sequence ATGAACTCTGTCTCCTTGTGGGAAAAAATTAAAGAAGATTTTTCCCAACCGATTCTGCATGACCCCGCTATCAACTCGAAAGTAGAGCTTTTTTTTAACTACCCAGGGGTTTGGGCACTGGCTAATTACCGCATTGCGCATGCGTTACATGTAAAGGGTTTTAAAACGCTTGCGCGCGCACTGATGGGCATTTCGCAGATTATCACCAACACGGACATTCACCCTGCGTGCACCATTGGTCGCCGTGTCTTTATAGATCATGCCTTTGGTGTGGTTGTGGGTGAGACTGCGATTGTGGGGGACGATGTTTTGATTTATCAAGGCGTTACGCTAGGTGGTGTAAGTTTGGATCGTGGAGTCAAACGTCATCCAACGATTGGCAATCATACCGTTATTGGCTCAGGTGCTAAAATCTTGGGCGATATTATCATTGGTGAAAATTGCCGCATTGGCTCGAACTCCGTTGTCGTCAAAAGCATCCCCGATGACTCAACAGCGGTGGGTTTGCCTGCTCGTATCATTGATAAAGGGCGCGACAAAAACCCTATGGCACACAACAAAATCCCCGACATCAACAAAGAGCTTTTCATCTATATGTTCAAACGCATCAAGATTTTAGAAGAAGCGGTCTTAACCACCAACAAAGATCTCAAAATCAAAGATGACGAACTTGAAGCCATTTATAAATGCTATTTAGAATCCGTTAAAGAGTAA
- the speA gene encoding biosynthetic arginine decarboxylase codes for MDYGIKTWGNDNFFIEDGKVKVNTGCEPSLIEIIQEIRRDGIRGPILLRFPHLIQKQIRMIYKSFADAKKEFGYEGNFSAVYPLKVNQFPNFVKNLVTLGQKYHYGLEAGSKAELILAMAYNNPDAPITVNGFKDNEMISLGFIAAEMGHNITLTIEGLNELESIISIAKDRFGCVPNIGLRIRLHSSGIGIWAKSGGINSKFGLTSTELLEAVNMLRDANLLEKFTMIHFHIGSQITDIAPLKKALREAGNIYAELCRMGATHLRAINLGGGLAVEYSQHKTTLHKNYTLSEYANDVVYLLKDIATQKGVHEPDIFIESGRFVAAHHAVLIAPVLELFSQEYTDQKLRPKEINPPLVQELYDLLGTMNRKNALEFLHDSIDHMESLLTLFDLGYIDLQDRSNTEILVNLIIKKAVGLVADKKLSEILDIQDRVQERYLVNFSLFQSLPDFWGIGQTFPVMPLDRLDEVPTRSASLWDITCDSDGEIGFNTETPLFLHDVDIKNRDYFLGFFLVGAYQEVLGMKHNLFTHPTEATIIIDDDGYSIENILESQSISDILEDLDYDIKEVQENLNDRIEASDIISEKEKKHILGEIYLFLNDNGYLKTINNEDNSQ; via the coding sequence TTGGACTATGGAATCAAAACATGGGGAAACGATAACTTTTTTATCGAAGACGGTAAGGTAAAAGTGAACACAGGCTGTGAGCCTTCTTTGATAGAAATCATTCAAGAGATACGACGAGATGGTATCCGTGGTCCTATTTTACTTCGATTCCCGCATCTGATTCAAAAACAGATCCGTATGATTTACAAAAGTTTTGCTGATGCAAAAAAAGAGTTTGGATACGAAGGTAACTTTAGTGCGGTGTACCCTCTTAAGGTCAATCAATTTCCCAATTTCGTCAAAAACCTTGTCACCTTAGGGCAAAAGTATCACTATGGTCTAGAAGCTGGTAGTAAAGCGGAGCTGATTTTAGCGATGGCGTACAACAATCCGGATGCTCCGATCACCGTGAATGGTTTTAAAGATAATGAGATGATCTCGTTAGGGTTTATTGCCGCAGAGATGGGGCATAATATCACGCTTACCATTGAAGGACTCAATGAGCTTGAGAGCATCATCTCCATTGCTAAAGATCGTTTTGGGTGTGTGCCTAATATTGGTCTACGCATTCGTCTGCACAGCTCTGGCATTGGTATTTGGGCGAAAAGTGGTGGTATTAACTCCAAGTTTGGGTTAACCTCCACCGAGCTTTTAGAAGCGGTTAATATGCTTCGTGATGCCAATTTGCTTGAAAAATTTACGATGATTCATTTTCATATCGGATCGCAAATTACCGACATTGCCCCTTTGAAAAAAGCGCTTCGTGAAGCTGGAAATATTTACGCAGAACTCTGTCGTATGGGCGCAACCCATCTTCGAGCGATCAATCTAGGCGGCGGTTTGGCGGTTGAATACTCTCAACATAAAACTACCCTGCATAAAAACTATACCTTAAGCGAGTATGCCAACGACGTTGTCTATCTGCTTAAAGACATCGCAACCCAAAAAGGGGTTCATGAACCCGATATTTTCATCGAGTCAGGACGTTTTGTCGCTGCGCACCATGCCGTACTTATTGCGCCTGTTTTGGAGCTTTTCTCTCAAGAGTACACCGATCAAAAGCTCAGACCCAAAGAGATCAACCCTCCTCTCGTTCAAGAGCTATACGATCTTTTAGGTACGATGAACCGTAAAAATGCGCTTGAATTTTTACACGATAGTATCGATCACATGGAGTCGTTATTGACCCTGTTTGATTTGGGGTATATTGACCTTCAAGATCGCTCTAATACCGAGATTTTGGTTAATCTTATCATCAAAAAAGCGGTTGGTTTGGTTGCCGATAAAAAGCTCAGTGAGATACTAGACATTCAAGATCGTGTGCAAGAGCGCTACTTGGTTAACTTCTCACTCTTCCAGAGTTTGCCTGATTTTTGGGGCATTGGTCAGACGTTTCCTGTTATGCCTCTGGATCGTTTGGATGAAGTGCCTACACGTTCAGCCTCTTTGTGGGACATCACGTGCGATAGTGATGGTGAGATAGGGTTTAACACCGAAACGCCACTCTTTTTACACGATGTGGACATTAAAAATCGTGACTATTTCTTAGGCTTTTTCTTAGTGGGGGCTTATCAAGAAGTATTGGGTATGAAACACAACCTCTTTACTCATCCAACTGAGGCTACTATTATTATTGATGATGATGGCTATTCGATTGAAAATATCTTAGAATCGCAAAGCATTAGTGACATTTTAGAAGACCTTGATTACGACATTAAAGAGGTTCAAGAAAATCTCAATGATCGCATTGAGGCGTCTGACATTATCAGTGAAAAAGAGAAAAAACACATTTTAGGTGAGATTTACCTCTTCTTAAATGACAACGGCTATCTTAAAACGATTAACAATGAGGATAATTCGCAATGA
- the hisS gene encoding histidine--tRNA ligase → MINALRGMKDTLSPHSETYLYMIKTCSRIAEQYGFSFVETPILEETALFKRSVGESSDIVGKEMYQFIDKGENDVCLRPEGTAGVVRAFIQQKYDKAGEKRRFFYHGPMFRYERPQKGRLRQFHQFGAESFGESDVREDATIILMLKAMFEALGIGFTLEINSLGCPSCMPQYRTTLVKFLETREGLCEDCERRKLTNPIRVLDCKNEHCKVLLADAPLIIDHLCVTCKEDFTTLKSILDQFGVAYVVNPKLVRGLDYYSKTAFEFVSSEIGAQSAIAGGGRYDRLVEFLDGKATPAVGFAMGIERLMELVKMPESSREGYYIAALCDGAKEIVFKLVDEKRKTEKVLTSYASKSLQNHLKAADKLYVKFCVCIGEDELAKQSVWIKDLESKEEKIINLSHF, encoded by the coding sequence ATGATTAATGCTTTACGTGGAATGAAAGATACCCTCTCGCCACACAGTGAAACCTATCTTTATATGATTAAAACCTGTTCACGCATTGCGGAGCAGTATGGCTTTTCGTTTGTCGAGACGCCTATTTTAGAAGAGACCGCACTTTTTAAACGCAGTGTGGGTGAGAGCAGTGATATTGTCGGTAAAGAGATGTATCAGTTTATTGACAAAGGTGAAAACGACGTCTGTTTGCGCCCTGAAGGCACAGCTGGAGTTGTAAGAGCGTTTATTCAGCAAAAATACGACAAAGCGGGCGAAAAAAGACGCTTCTTCTACCATGGTCCGATGTTTCGCTATGAAAGGCCTCAAAAAGGACGCTTGCGACAATTTCACCAATTTGGTGCGGAGAGTTTTGGCGAAAGCGATGTCAGAGAAGATGCAACGATTATTTTGATGCTTAAGGCGATGTTTGAAGCGCTTGGCATTGGGTTTACGCTGGAAATCAACTCTTTGGGATGTCCTTCGTGTATGCCTCAGTACCGCACGACACTGGTTAAATTTTTAGAGACGCGTGAAGGGTTATGTGAAGATTGTGAAAGACGAAAACTGACCAATCCGATTCGCGTGCTGGATTGTAAAAACGAACACTGCAAAGTGTTGCTTGCGGATGCACCATTGATCATTGATCATTTATGCGTTACATGTAAAGAGGATTTTACAACATTAAAGTCAATTCTAGACCAGTTTGGCGTCGCTTACGTGGTCAATCCAAAGTTGGTTCGTGGGCTTGATTATTACTCCAAAACGGCGTTTGAATTTGTAAGTTCCGAAATTGGTGCGCAAAGTGCCATCGCTGGTGGCGGACGATATGATCGTTTGGTTGAGTTTTTAGATGGCAAGGCTACGCCTGCTGTTGGCTTTGCGATGGGCATTGAGCGATTGATGGAACTGGTTAAGATGCCAGAAAGTAGTCGTGAAGGCTACTATATTGCAGCACTTTGCGATGGGGCGAAAGAGATCGTCTTTAAGCTGGTTGATGAAAAACGTAAAACCGAGAAAGTTTTAACCTCGTATGCGTCAAAGTCACTCCAAAATCATCTTAAAGCGGCCGATAAATTGTATGTAAAATTTTGTGTATGTATCGGTGAAGACGAGCTTGCGAAGCAGAGTGTTTGGATTAAAGATTTAGAGAGTAAAGAAGAAAAAATTATCAATTTGTCGCATTTTTAA